GGTTAAAAGCAATCCCGAGGCTTATTTTGTCGGGCACTGTCGCGGCCGGATTATCCATGCCCGTTGCACACGCGCAGACCGTGTTAGAAGAAATCGTGGTGACCGCACAAAAACGAGAAGAAAGAGTCTCCGATGTGCCAATCGCAGTGTCCGTACTAAACTCAGATAAAATTGACGCCGCGCACGCGGTGGGCTTCGAGGGTTTGCAGCAGCTAATACCTTCGGTATCTGTCCGAAAGGGGAATACCAACCGCAACTCGACAGTGGTTATCCGAGGGATCGGCACCATCTCTTTTAGTACCGCCGCTGAGCCAAGTGTCTCTACCGTCGTCGACGGCGTGGTACTTGCGCGCTCTGGGCAGGCTTTCACCGATCTATATGATCTGGAGAGGCTAGAGGTCTTGCGCGGGCCACAAGGCACCTTATTTGGTAAGAATGCGTCCGCTGGCGTGGTGAATATGACCACCAAACGGCCCAGCGAAGAATTGACTGGCAGTGTGGATGTCTCTGTTTTCGAAGGCAATGAAACCCGTCTGAAAGGTCGCATATCTGGGCCGTTGTCGGAATCTGCGCGAGCCAGCTTGACGGTGTTTGATGGCAGTTTCGATGGTTACATTACCAACACGTTCACAGGCCAAGACACCAACGGATACGATCGCACTGGTTTCCGAGGTATGCTTGAATGGGATGTGTCTGACTCGGTCGACGTTTTGGTCATTGCCGAGGATTACAGCGCTGAGGATAATTGTTGTGCGGACTTAGAGGGTTTGCCGAGTGGCCGTAACCCAGCATCGCCTGCCGCTCCTAACAGTGCGGGCATTGTCAATGGTGTTGCCGATATCGACTTATCTCAACGTTTAATTGATCATGATCTGGAAACCAGTACGCAAGACGACCATTCAGCGTTGTCGGTGCAAATCGATGCGGATATTGGTGATTATGTACTGACCTCAATCACCGCGGGCCGCGAGTGGGATAACACTGAAGTCCGTGAAGGCGACTTCACTTCCAATGCTGGTGACGTTGCACAACCGGTGGACTTTTCGAACACCTTCTTCCAGCTTCATGACCTGGGTATTCAAAGCTGGGAACAGTTTTCGCAGGAATTGCGCATTACCTCGCCAGCCGGTGAACGGTTTTCATGGCAAGCCGGTTTGTTCTACTGGAATTTGGAGTCTGACCGTAGCTTCAGACGCGACGCCAGTTGCCAAGTGCACCCAAATAATGACCCAATCTTGGAGGCGAACCCTGGCTTAACGTGCTTAGCCAACGATATCGTTGCAGCCACAGCCGTATTTGATACCAAGTTCGAGAACTTTGCGGTTTTCGGACAGGGTAATTTGCGTCTCAGTGACACGCTTAATTTGATATTAGGCTTGCGTTACACCGATGACGAAGTGTCCTTTAACCATCGACGAACCAATGACGACCCATTTGGCCGACGCGGTGTTGGTGTACGTGGGGCCGGCAATAACACTGACTTTTCAAATTCAACCAGCGAGACCAATACGTCAGGAAAGATTGGTTTGCAATGGGATGTGTCGGACAGTGGTATGCTGTACGCAACCTACTCACAAGGCTACAAGGGCCCGGCCTTTAACACTTTTTATAATATGGCCGAGACCGACACCTTACCGATTGGTGCGGAAACGTCGGACGCGTATGAGTTGGGGTACAAACTGACTACCGATTCTTTGTTTGCCAACCTGACCTTATTCAAAACCGACATCGAAGGGTTTCAAGCCAATAACTTTGACGACTCCAGCGGTGTCACCATCACGCGGTTGACGAATGCAGGCGACGTTTCAACCCAAGGCATCGAGCTCGATTTACTGTGGCAAGCTACTGACAACTTGCAAATTTCGGGTGGCTTTGCTTCGGTGGACGCAGAGATTGACCGATTTAATTGCCCGCGCGATGCGGCGGCGGGTAGCTGTACGGATCGAAGTGGCCTGGATGTGCCATTTTCACCTGACTTAAAGTACACCTTGAGTGCGAACTACGTGCTGCCGATGTCATCGTTTGACGTCATTCTCAATGGCTCGTTCGTTCATATGGACGAACAAGTGTCTGATCTGCCTGGCAACAACGGTACGGTTAACCCCGCCGCGGTCTTGCCTGGTTATGACATTTTGAATGCCAGCGTGGCCTTCTCATTTAACGAGGGGCGATACGTGCTGACATTGATTGGTAAAAATCTAGGCGATGAGTCCTATGTGACGACCTACAGCGGGGACAATTTCCGCTACCAAATTCCGCGCGATGCAGAGCGGTATTTTGGCGTCTCATTCAAGGCCGAGTTCTAATTCAGCGCGCTTCGATACTCACCAAAAGCCTCGCACACGCGGGGCTTTTTTATGGCGGCGCACAAGGATGTGCGCAGGATAATGCATCATGGCCTGTCGCCTAGCGACGTGTTTGAAAGCGCATAACCTCCGGTGCGCCAAAGTGCCCAAATACAGTTTGTGCGTACTGCTTATAACCCTCTGCAGTAAACCAAGCGCCGAGCCCATCACGGTTACTTGCGTCTTCAATATGGAATTGCTGCGCTGGCATATAACTATAGCCAACCAGGTACGCGTGCTCGCCCAGCAGACTTGTTGCCTGATCAACCACCACCGATACATGGCCAATGCCACCGCTATTATTTTGCACAAACATATCGCCCGCCCTTAGCTCGGAGAGCGAGCGCACCTTTTCTGCACCAGCTTTAATTGAGTACGAGTTTGAATACGCCATATGCCATCGTAAATACGCGGTAAAGTCTTTGTCTGCGTTGGCAAATGGTCTGGGGTTGCCGTGATAATCATAGAGTGCAAGTTGGTCTAATGCATTCACACTGTTTAGGTAATCTGCCCAAAGCCGCATGCTGAAGTCGGCGCACTGTTCTAAGTCAGCATCAAATAGCAATGGCAGATCAAGGACCGCAACTGAGTCGTAATAGTCTTCGGGTAGGAACGCACCAGTCCACAATGCAACTTGCTTAGTCTGTTTGAGCGGTAGGCCGCGTAAGAAAGCTTGATAGCTCTGAGCAGCGTTTTCTGTTCGCGTATACCCATCAGGCGGCGAAATGTCCCCGATGCGCTTCGCGGCATGACTAGTCATTGGGTTGGCGCAAAACCAGAACAATAGGAGTACCAAGGTGTGTTTGAGACTGAACATAGCGTATCAGGGGAGGGCGATGTTGAATTTTCCTTTCACTTACTTTCACTTAGACACTCCGTTAGTCACAGACGAGTCTAGCAGCGTTGTGCTGCACTATAGCAGAGAGTCTGCTGCGCACTACTGAACCATTACCGCTCGGTAAAGTGTCTGATCAGATGCGTTGTCGTTGGATTGCGAGATAGTATAGTGGGCTGGCGGAGAGAGGGGGATTCGAACCCCCGATACGCTATAAACGTATACACACTTTCCAGGCGTGCGCATTCGACCACTCTGCCACCTCTCCGATTGCAATGCCGTCAGCTTTTGTGTTGTCTAAGCTGAACCGAAACCTGGCGGTTTCGTTGGTTCTGACTGTCTGTGTTTGGCCGTTAGTCAGAACGATGCGGAGGATAAACTAGTTTGCGGTGAGGTTCAATTGCTTATTGCGAGGTAAGGCGCGAATCGCTATTCTGCGCATCATGCGTATTCATCTCGTAATCCCTCAAATGTATCGACTGCTGGCGAGTGCAGTACGCTTTTTATTCCGTCATGTAGAGCTAATACTGATTTTAGGGTTAATCACGCTCGCGGCGGTGCAATATTATTTGCGTCCACAGTCCCAGTCGTTGGATCAAGTCCTCGCGAGTGGAGAGCTGCGAGTGCTTATTGCCGACGAACCCGATTCGCAGTTTATGTTCAATCGCCAGCATTACGGCTTTGAGTATGAATTGTTGGCACGGCTGGCGGAAGACCTTGGTGTCGAATTACAGTTGGATGTGGTGCCGTATGGTGAGCTGTTCACCTTGCTCGACAGTGGTATTGCAGACATTGCCGTTGGAGGTATTCTCGAGTCACCGTTTGTTCACCGAGTTAGTCAACCGACTATTCCGTGGTACCAGGCTAAAACTACGGTTGTCTACAAGCGGGGCACTCAACGTCCTAAAAATCTACAGGACTTGCAGAATGCGAAGATCCTAGCTGGTGCACGTTATTATCAGCTCGATGAGCTTGCCGGGCTTAACTTGGTGGACGATCACCGCTCCGAATACGATTTATTTACCGCGGTAGACAAGGGCAAAGAGCAGTTTGTGCTGAGTACCAATTATCGCGCCCTAAATGCTAAACACTACATGCCGTACTTAAACCGTAGTTTTATTTTGCCAGAGAAAGTTGGCGTGGTCTGGGCCTTGCCTAAACGTGTCGATACGGCCTTGTTGAATCGCGTCAACGGGTTTCTACAAGCAGCATTGGATGAAGGGCTGCCAGCGACACTGGCGAATGATTATTTCAAAGCACCGAATCGGCTCTCGACGTACGATGTGTTGGCGATACATCGTAAAATTGAATCTGCCTTGCCCGACTTCGAATTCGCCTTTCGCAAAGCCGCGCGGCGCGGTAAAACCGATTGGCATCTACTGGCTGCGATGGCCTATCAAGAATCTCGTTGGTCCAACGATGCGACGTCGCCCACGGGTGTGCGGGGCATTATGCAACTCACAACCCAAACCGCCGAATACCTGGGAGTCGAAGATCGGCTCGATATGACTCAAAGTATTGATGCTGCAGCCCGTTATTTATACCTGCTCAAGGCTAAATTACCTAAGGAAATCAAGGAGCCAGAGCGCACATGGTTTGCTGTTGGTGCATACAATATTGGCTGGAAACACATTCGTTATGCTTACCAAAAGGCCAAGCGCGATGGCAAGGATTACACGCAATGGCGGACCATCAGCGACATGCTTCCGACTCTGTACGATGAACCCTACTCAAAAGGCGTGCAGGCTAAGCGTTATGTTGAGCGGGTCCAAATCTTCACCGACATTATGCGGTTTTATGATTTGCATCAGCGCGAAGATACGCCCCTCGAACCGGGTGTCGCAGAGATCGGCAATTTACGAGCACAGAAATGATCCCCAAACACTGTATCCGTAAGGGCGCAGCCGCTATAATCGCGCGCTTTCAATCCAGAAATTGTGCGGTAACTTAGGACTATGTCGGCACCAGAAACTTTTTTCCATATTGGTTATGCGCGCGCAGCGTCAACGTTTTTGCAAAAAACTGTGTTTCCGGCGCTCACTGGCTTGCAATACATTCCACGCAACAATTTTCGCGTTCGGGAGCGCGAGAAGCGCCGATTTAAGGCCGACAAAATTTTAATGTCGCGCGAAGCAGGGGAGTTTATCTTTGATCGGGTTGAGCGCGTTCATGAAATATTTGGCAGCCGAATAATAATTTCGTTGCGTCGTCATGATGTGTTGGCGGCATCAACCTATCGACTGTATGTTAAAAATGGTCAGACCTTCCGATTTGAACAGTTTCTGGATTTAGAAAACAATAATGGTGTGCGAAAACTGGAAGATTTCACCTACATGCGTCTGTTTGAGCATGTGGAAAAAGTGACTGGTCAAAAGCCGATTGTCCTAATCTTTGAAGATTACATCGCTGACCCTGATTTCTACATCGACACTCTGTGTACGGCGTTGGATTGCGGCGTGGACAAATCCAAACTCAGCCACCGCGCCGTGCACAAATCATACAGTGACAAGCAGTTACGCCTGCGACGTCAGATGTCGGAAAAGTATTTGTCGCCAACGGAGTCACATGCACGTTTAACGGGCATCGGGATTGACGACTATACCTTTGGTCGGCGTATGAAAGAAAAAATTATGGTCCGTGTATCGGGTCTGCTGATGCGCCTAATTCGCTTCGCGCCGGACTCTTGGCTAAATCAAGAACCGCTGATTAATCAGGCGCATGCAGACGCCGTACGTGAGTATTTCGCTGAGGATTGGAAGGCAGCCTATGCGTACGTCGAGCACCAAAGCGAGGCGCTCGGCGTAACACGTCGTAAACCTGCGCCGTACTAGCGGTAACCGGCAAGTTCCTTACGGGCAACTTGCATTCGATGGACTGAATCTGGACCATCCGCGAAGCGCAGAGTACGCATCTGCGCGTACATATCCGCCAACGGCGTGTCTTGCGAGACCCCTGTGCCGCCAAACATTTGCATGGCTTCGTCAATCACCTTCAAGGCCATGTTTGGTGCTACTACTTTGATTTGTGATATGTATGGCGCTGCTGCATGCGGGTCACCCTGATCCATCATCCAGGCGGCTTTTAGGCAGAGCAGTCGCGCTTGCTCGATACCAATTCGACAATCCGCAATGATGTCGTAGTTCGCGCCTAGCTTCGCCAGCGGGCGGCCAAAGGCAGTACGGCTGGTGGCGCGTTCACACATCAGTTTCAAGGCACGCTCGGCCTGACCAATCGCACGCATGCAGTGGTGGATACGTCCTGGGCCTAAGCGACCTTGACTCACTTCAAAACCGCGTCCTTCAC
The sequence above is a segment of the Arenicella chitinivorans genome. Coding sequences within it:
- a CDS encoding TonB-dependent receptor; amino-acid sequence: MNTRLKAIPRLILSGTVAAGLSMPVAHAQTVLEEIVVTAQKREERVSDVPIAVSVLNSDKIDAAHAVGFEGLQQLIPSVSVRKGNTNRNSTVVIRGIGTISFSTAAEPSVSTVVDGVVLARSGQAFTDLYDLERLEVLRGPQGTLFGKNASAGVVNMTTKRPSEELTGSVDVSVFEGNETRLKGRISGPLSESARASLTVFDGSFDGYITNTFTGQDTNGYDRTGFRGMLEWDVSDSVDVLVIAEDYSAEDNCCADLEGLPSGRNPASPAAPNSAGIVNGVADIDLSQRLIDHDLETSTQDDHSALSVQIDADIGDYVLTSITAGREWDNTEVREGDFTSNAGDVAQPVDFSNTFFQLHDLGIQSWEQFSQELRITSPAGERFSWQAGLFYWNLESDRSFRRDASCQVHPNNDPILEANPGLTCLANDIVAATAVFDTKFENFAVFGQGNLRLSDTLNLILGLRYTDDEVSFNHRRTNDDPFGRRGVGVRGAGNNTDFSNSTSETNTSGKIGLQWDVSDSGMLYATYSQGYKGPAFNTFYNMAETDTLPIGAETSDAYELGYKLTTDSLFANLTLFKTDIEGFQANNFDDSSGVTITRLTNAGDVSTQGIELDLLWQATDNLQISGGFASVDAEIDRFNCPRDAAAGSCTDRSGLDVPFSPDLKYTLSANYVLPMSSFDVILNGSFVHMDEQVSDLPGNNGTVNPAAVLPGYDILNASVAFSFNEGRYVLTLIGKNLGDESYVTTYSGDNFRYQIPRDAERYFGVSFKAEF
- a CDS encoding DUF4846 domain-containing protein, with amino-acid sequence MFSLKHTLVLLLFWFCANPMTSHAAKRIGDISPPDGYTRTENAAQSYQAFLRGLPLKQTKQVALWTGAFLPEDYYDSVAVLDLPLLFDADLEQCADFSMRLWADYLNSVNALDQLALYDYHGNPRPFANADKDFTAYLRWHMAYSNSYSIKAGAEKVRSLSELRAGDMFVQNNSGGIGHVSVVVDQATSLLGEHAYLVGYSYMPAQQFHIEDASNRDGLGAWFTAEGYKQYAQTVFGHFGAPEVMRFQTRR
- a CDS encoding transglycosylase SLT domain-containing protein; amino-acid sequence: MRIHLVIPQMYRLLASAVRFLFRHVELILILGLITLAAVQYYLRPQSQSLDQVLASGELRVLIADEPDSQFMFNRQHYGFEYELLARLAEDLGVELQLDVVPYGELFTLLDSGIADIAVGGILESPFVHRVSQPTIPWYQAKTTVVYKRGTQRPKNLQDLQNAKILAGARYYQLDELAGLNLVDDHRSEYDLFTAVDKGKEQFVLSTNYRALNAKHYMPYLNRSFILPEKVGVVWALPKRVDTALLNRVNGFLQAALDEGLPATLANDYFKAPNRLSTYDVLAIHRKIESALPDFEFAFRKAARRGKTDWHLLAAMAYQESRWSNDATSPTGVRGIMQLTTQTAEYLGVEDRLDMTQSIDAAARYLYLLKAKLPKEIKEPERTWFAVGAYNIGWKHIRYAYQKAKRDGKDYTQWRTISDMLPTLYDEPYSKGVQAKRYVERVQIFTDIMRFYDLHQREDTPLEPGVAEIGNLRAQK